Sequence from the Saccharopolyspora pogona genome:
CGGAAGGTCGCCGAACACGCCCCCGAGGCCTGGCTGACTGACGTGGTGAGCGTCAAGGACCCGGTCTCCGCCGAAGTCCGCAGCCTGCTGCCCGGCGCCCGGTACGCCGGTGGCCACCCGATGGCCGGGGTGTCGGGTTCTGGCTGGTCGGTCGGGTCGGGCGAGCTGTTCGCCGGGGCGGCCTGGGCGGTGACAGTTGAGGAGGACACGGCGCTCGCAGCGTGGCGGGAGGCCGCCCAGCTCGCGCTGGACTGCGGCGCCCAGGTGGTGCCCACCTCCGCCGCCTCGCACGACTTCGCGGTCGCGCGCATCTCGCACTTGCCGCACGTGTTCGCCGCAGTGCTCGCGTCGGTCGGGGCCGATGGCGGCCCGCTGGCGCTTTCGCTGGCCGCCGGCTCGTTCCGCGACGGCACCCGGGTCGCGGGTAGCGCGCCGGAGCTGGTGCGTGCCATGACGGAAGGCAACCGGATCGCGCTGCTCGACGCCGTGGACGACGCCCTCGGCCGGCTCGGCGCGGCCCGCGGGTCGCTCGCCTCGACCGGGGGCCTGAAGTCCACAGTGGATGCGGGCCACGACGCGCGGCAGACGCTCGACGAACTCGCGACTACGGCGCGCGCGAGCGCGACCGTGCGGCTCAACGGCGCCGCGCTGGAGCGCCTGCTGGAGCTCGGCGAGCGCGGCGGACGGGTCGTCGCGCTGTCGGCGGAAGCCGCCGCCGTGGAGCTCCCGGTGGCCTGATCACCGCAATTTCCATTATTGAAATCAGAGCTCTGATTTCAATAATGGAGCCTCTTTCGTCCTCGCCGATCCGCAGCTGCGACGCTGGAAGTCCCACCAGGCTGCCGCAAGCGGCGTAGCCGCCTTTGCCCACCCTCGCAACTGGCACCGCTGTGGGTTCTCAGCGGTCTTCTCACGAGGACAGCCCGGACGCCGCTGGTCATACACAAGTCCGGGATCCCACAGGTTCCGCCACCCGCGCCGCAATGCAAGAAGAGGCTGGAAGACACTCGACGAAACCGAGGGATTCTGGGCATTAAGAGAGGCCGCCCTGTGCGTTGAGGCGGCCTCTCCATGATCCGCTCCGACCACTGCCGGGCAGGATGGCCCTCACCTGGTCCCGCTCGTCAGCATGGGTCGGGCGGCGATGTCCGGTCGGCTACCGCTGCTCGCCGGGTCCCAGTTCGGGATCGCCGAGGAACTCCTCGCCCTTCTCCACGGCCTTGTCGATCTACTCCTCGTGACCGAACTTCTCCTTGGCCACGTCGGCCGCCCTGTCCAGGCCCTGCTCGACCTACTCGCCGTGTTCCTCGCCGGGGTTCTGCAGGCGGTCCTTGAACTCGCCAAATCCCATGGTGCTCCCTTCCGGGCGGCGGGGAAAGCCCTTTCGGTATGGGGGGGCTGCCTGCAGAAGCTAAGCCCGCCCAGGCGGCAGCGCGCGCCGGCTGGTGCTTCCGGGTGACGCGTCAAGACCGCGTCAAGGCGG
This genomic interval carries:
- a CDS encoding prephenate dehydrogenase — encoded protein: MRAVCVIGLGLIGGSVLRAAKAAGRPAWGTTKSESDATAARADGFDVLDIEPALRRAAEEDALVVVATPLTAVREVLRKVAEHAPEAWLTDVVSVKDPVSAEVRSLLPGARYAGGHPMAGVSGSGWSVGSGELFAGAAWAVTVEEDTALAAWREAAQLALDCGAQVVPTSAASHDFAVARISHLPHVFAAVLASVGADGGPLALSLAAGSFRDGTRVAGSAPELVRAMTEGNRIALLDAVDDALGRLGAARGSLASTGGLKSTVDAGHDARQTLDELATTARASATVRLNGAALERLLELGERGGRVVALSAEAAAVELPVA